A genomic segment from Actinomyces lilanjuaniae encodes:
- a CDS encoding LacI family DNA-binding transcriptional regulator → MPAHREPTLADVAEAAGVSLTTVSRVLNNRGYLSRETRDRVAAAVSRLGYRPNQVARALHGKSTRSVGLIVPTVRLPFFGELAEHVEDALANHGYRTFICNSMGKADRERGYLDLLISHRVDGIISGAHNEDIPEYDKVRMPLVTIDRMLSPTIPDVHCDNEEGGRIATTHLLSRGARRPALLTSRSGAHNMREAGYRSVLAEAGIEPVVLTADFHIPDAERPGVIRNRLDAVAPIIDAVFATDDLSAADVLEWAASQGLAVPEEFKVVGFDGTSAMRRAVPGLTTVQQPIARIAHRAVQILLSQIHGSYVGGFEEEHDDQVQVGDLVTPPLGIALVEGRTA, encoded by the coding sequence GTGCCTGCTCACCGCGAGCCGACCCTGGCTGACGTTGCCGAGGCAGCCGGCGTCTCTCTCACAACTGTCTCCCGGGTCCTCAATAACCGGGGCTATTTATCCCGGGAGACTCGTGACAGAGTGGCCGCTGCTGTCAGCAGGCTCGGCTACAGGCCGAACCAGGTCGCTCGTGCGCTGCACGGCAAGTCGACCCGGTCGGTCGGGCTCATCGTGCCGACGGTAAGACTCCCGTTCTTCGGAGAGCTTGCCGAGCACGTGGAGGACGCCCTGGCCAATCACGGCTACCGGACATTTATCTGCAACTCCATGGGAAAGGCAGACCGTGAACGAGGCTATCTCGACCTTCTGATCTCCCACCGCGTCGACGGCATTATCTCTGGTGCTCATAACGAGGATATCCCTGAGTACGACAAGGTACGCATGCCTCTTGTCACTATCGACCGGATGCTGTCGCCAACTATCCCTGACGTACACTGTGACAACGAGGAGGGTGGTCGTATCGCCACCACCCACCTACTGAGCCGGGGCGCCCGTCGTCCGGCTCTCCTGACGTCGCGGTCCGGAGCGCACAACATGCGCGAGGCCGGGTACCGCTCGGTGCTAGCCGAGGCCGGTATCGAGCCCGTGGTTCTGACAGCAGACTTCCACATCCCAGACGCCGAACGCCCTGGTGTGATCCGTAACCGCCTGGACGCTGTCGCGCCTATCATTGACGCGGTGTTCGCCACAGATGACCTCTCCGCGGCGGACGTCCTGGAGTGGGCGGCCTCGCAAGGCCTTGCCGTCCCGGAGGAGTTCAAGGTTGTGGGCTTTGACGGCACATCCGCCATGCGTCGTGCCGTCCCAGGCCTGACGACAGTCCAGCAGCCGATTGCCCGTATTGCGCACCGCGCCGTCCAGATCCTTCTTAGTCAGATTCACGGCAGCTATGTAGGCGGTTTTGAGGAGGAGCACGACGATCAGGTGCAGGTGGGTGACCTCGTCACCCCGCCCCTGGGTATTGCTCTGGTAGAAGGTCGCACTGCCTGA
- a CDS encoding N-acyl homoserine lactonase family protein, with product MLSTATSTILSPSRSAATSATSLTVLRTGSVVVDEALPYYRDSDSPLAWAHVGRGRSHLVEIPVSCYLIEGPHGLVLIDAGFSIHNRTLLGQVANIRFQRTITKILLPSGAAIHEQLEERGIRPQDLDLVLMSHLHCDHVDGVTHLREAPRILVSAPEWKAGNTDPFHYHRHEWKDAQIDTFSWNTVVGPFGAGYDVFGDASLVMVSLPGHSHGMCATVLRSQDQQVDAGPQTWANGADAPGVHDPRRFVLLSADASYGQASYEEGLRPSVVVNADQAQRSLDWVRSVRKDPRCLGVLANHDPDVLPGTWHL from the coding sequence ATGCTCTCCACTGCTACATCCACTATCTTGTCCCCCAGCAGGTCGGCAGCAACGTCGGCCACCTCCCTGACCGTCCTACGGACGGGCTCGGTCGTCGTTGACGAGGCGCTCCCGTACTACCGTGACAGCGACAGCCCTCTCGCCTGGGCGCACGTCGGCCGGGGCCGCAGCCACCTGGTCGAGATCCCGGTGTCCTGCTATCTCATTGAGGGACCCCACGGTCTTGTCCTTATCGATGCCGGGTTCAGCATCCACAACCGGACGCTGCTGGGCCAGGTTGCCAATATCCGTTTTCAGCGCACCATAACCAAGATACTGTTGCCGAGTGGTGCTGCCATCCACGAGCAGCTGGAGGAGCGTGGCATCCGTCCGCAGGACCTGGATCTTGTGCTTATGAGCCACCTCCACTGCGACCATGTCGACGGCGTGACCCACCTCAGGGAGGCGCCGCGCATCCTGGTGTCGGCGCCCGAGTGGAAGGCAGGTAACACCGACCCCTTCCACTACCACCGGCACGAGTGGAAGGACGCGCAGATCGACACGTTCTCATGGAACACCGTCGTCGGCCCCTTCGGCGCAGGCTATGACGTCTTCGGAGACGCAAGCCTCGTCATGGTTTCCCTACCCGGGCACTCCCACGGCATGTGCGCCACTGTCCTGCGGTCCCAGGACCAGCAGGTCGACGCCGGTCCGCAGACATGGGCCAACGGGGCCGACGCTCCCGGGGTGCATGACCCCCGCAGGTTTGTGCTCCTCAGTGCCGACGCCAGCTACGGGCAGGCCTCCTACGAGGAGGGGCTGCGTCCCAGCGTCGTTGTCAACGCCGACCAGGCGCAGCGCTCTCTCGACTGGGTGCGCTCTGTGAGGAAGGACCCGCGCTGCCTGGGCGTTCTCGCCAACCACGACCCCGACGTGCTTCCGGGAACCTGGCACCTCTAG
- a CDS encoding FtsX-like permease family protein, whose protein sequence is MFLALREIRHEPGRFALIVAVITLVSYLTFFLASLASGLAYSYRAVVDGWDAGTILVTEASNENLSASRLTSSQVAACSALAEEAGSQASSLVAVSAVAQPSVEVGKDSQTKTDVFAFGLDLEGPLSPTVVSGREIADPGTEVLVDETLQAEGVTTGDTFHLLGSDHTWSVVGLTRGTTFQAAPVVTVDAAALQEYAPPGLSPAVSAVVLTDNVTQDPATDTATSEAGLTSLTSEELIQTLPGYAAQVLTFSLMIGSLVVVASVVLAIFLYVLTLQKRPALGILKARGVPTGYLIRSGVVQTVVLAASGVVLGLLLVVGTSPLLPSAVPFLLSPWLDAVIAVLFVVVSVLGGVVSVRVVAGIDPVEAIA, encoded by the coding sequence ATGTTTCTTGCGCTTCGCGAGATCCGCCACGAGCCGGGCCGCTTTGCACTGATCGTCGCCGTCATCACCCTGGTCTCCTACCTCACCTTCTTCCTCGCCTCCCTCGCCTCGGGACTGGCGTACTCATACAGGGCCGTTGTCGACGGGTGGGATGCGGGCACCATCCTGGTCACCGAGGCCTCCAACGAGAACCTCTCCGCCTCACGGCTGACCAGCTCCCAGGTCGCGGCCTGCTCGGCCCTGGCCGAGGAGGCCGGATCACAGGCGTCCTCGCTCGTCGCGGTCTCCGCTGTGGCTCAACCCAGCGTGGAGGTCGGCAAGGACTCGCAGACTAAGACGGACGTCTTTGCTTTTGGCCTCGACCTGGAGGGACCACTGAGCCCGACGGTTGTCTCTGGCAGGGAGATTGCCGACCCCGGTACGGAGGTCCTGGTCGACGAGACTCTCCAGGCCGAGGGCGTGACAACTGGGGACACCTTCCACCTCCTGGGGTCGGATCACACCTGGAGCGTGGTCGGCCTGACTCGGGGGACGACCTTTCAGGCCGCTCCCGTTGTCACCGTTGACGCTGCCGCTCTGCAGGAGTACGCGCCCCCGGGCCTCTCCCCCGCTGTCAGCGCCGTTGTCCTTACTGACAACGTGACGCAGGACCCCGCTACGGACACAGCCACCTCCGAGGCGGGTCTCACGAGCCTGACCAGCGAAGAGCTGATCCAGACCCTGCCCGGGTACGCGGCCCAGGTGCTGACCTTCTCGCTGATGATCGGTTCCCTCGTCGTCGTGGCCTCGGTAGTCCTGGCCATCTTTCTCTACGTGCTCACGCTCCAGAAGCGCCCTGCCCTAGGTATCCTCAAGGCCCGGGGCGTCCCGACAGGCTACTTGATCCGGTCTGGTGTCGTTCAGACAGTGGTTCTTGCTGCCTCTGGCGTGGTTCTGGGACTGTTGCTGGTTGTGGGCACTTCTCCCCTGCTTCCCAGCGCTGTCCCCTTTCTTCTGTCGCCGTGGCTTGATGCCGTTATCGCCGTGTTATTCGTTGTCGTCTCAGTTCTAGGAGGCGTTGTCTCGGTGAGGGTCGTGGCAGGAATTGATCCCGTGGAGGCTATCGCATGA
- a CDS encoding ABC transporter ATP-binding protein, translated as MTRETTRAAVSLTGVARDFQQGDETIHALRATDLVVEAGEVLGVLGPSGSGKSTLLTVMGGLRAPTRGRVEIGGKPFSRLPEKKRAQLRRQHLGFVLQASGLVPFLTLTDQLALHDRVLRRSTNHERRDYLLDCLDITRRSNAYPSQMSGGERQRAAIAVALYHDPEVILADEPTAALDTDRAQEVARLLADQTHRMGKATVMVTHDDRLLPVCDRVMVMRDGVLSPRTPS; from the coding sequence ATGACCAGGGAGACTACCCGTGCCGCGGTGTCGCTAACAGGAGTCGCGCGAGACTTTCAGCAGGGTGATGAGACCATCCACGCCCTACGAGCAACCGACCTGGTCGTGGAAGCCGGCGAGGTCCTGGGCGTCCTAGGACCCTCCGGTTCCGGAAAATCTACTCTTCTCACGGTGATGGGGGGTCTTCGAGCACCGACCCGGGGCAGGGTAGAGATCGGTGGAAAACCGTTCTCGCGGCTTCCGGAGAAGAAACGTGCACAGCTGCGTAGGCAGCACCTGGGATTTGTCCTACAGGCGTCCGGACTTGTCCCGTTCCTGACCCTCACCGACCAGCTCGCCCTTCACGACAGGGTCCTTCGTCGCAGTACCAACCATGAACGGCGTGACTACCTCCTCGACTGCCTCGATATCACCCGGCGTAGCAACGCGTACCCGAGCCAGATGTCGGGAGGCGAGAGGCAACGAGCCGCCATTGCGGTAGCGCTCTACCACGACCCGGAAGTTATTCTGGCCGACGAGCCGACGGCGGCCCTGGACACCGACCGTGCCCAGGAGGTGGCTCGCCTGCTGGCTGACCAGACGCACAGGATGGGAAAGGCCACCGTGATGGTCACCCATGACGACCGCCTGCTACCCGTGTGCGACAGGGTCATGGTGATGCGTGACGGCGTCCTGAGCCCGCGTACGCCCTCGTGA
- a CDS encoding N-acetyltransferase family protein, with translation MTQPVRIRSAVMSDSPAVREIRNRAVRESLAIWTSREQTPQEAAAWLEPQVARGTALVAVEDTDSDSRVLGFAVATPWRSYEGYARTVEDSVYLSPAAQGQGTGGRLLDALVTACQQAGDRTIVAAIEAGNTVSVRLHQRHGFTVVGTIPQAGEKFGQILDLTLMSRTLPGAAPAATFTSL, from the coding sequence GTGACTCAGCCTGTCCGCATCCGCTCCGCCGTCATGTCAGACTCCCCCGCTGTGCGCGAGATCCGCAATCGCGCCGTCCGGGAGTCACTGGCTATCTGGACCAGCCGTGAGCAGACACCGCAGGAGGCTGCTGCCTGGCTGGAGCCGCAGGTTGCACGAGGTACCGCTCTTGTTGCCGTCGAGGACACCGACAGCGACTCGCGGGTCCTCGGGTTTGCCGTCGCCACACCGTGGCGCAGCTATGAGGGCTACGCGCGCACGGTGGAGGACTCGGTCTACCTCTCCCCCGCTGCCCAGGGCCAGGGCACGGGTGGTCGGCTTCTGGACGCGCTCGTCACGGCCTGCCAGCAAGCGGGCGACCGGACCATAGTGGCAGCCATTGAGGCAGGAAACACTGTCTCTGTGCGACTGCACCAGCGCCACGGCTTTACCGTCGTCGGCACCATCCCCCAGGCTGGCGAGAAGTTCGGTCAGATCCTGGATCTGACCCTCATGAGCCGCACGCTGCCGGGGGCGGCTCCCGCTGCGACTTTTACGAGCCTCTAG